CGAGAAGTCCGACCTGATCGCGTTTCTCGAATCTCTCACGGACGAAAACGTCGACGAGTCGCTTCTGAAGCCGCCGTGACCGGCTCGCGACCGATCCCAGTTGCCAACTGGGTAGGACGGGCAGCTTTTGAACATTTGGGTGGGATGGGCGTCTCGCCCGTCCGATGGTCTCAGGAACGGGCAGGATGCCCGTTCCACCCGAAGAGCCGCGACCCCGCCGTTCCAACCCTCCTACGCCTGTCGGATTTCGTCATTCTCGCCGTGGCGCATTGACGAATCTGACGGCATCGCGGACCCTAGCACGTCTGAGGAACTAAGCGCGGACCGGCGTCTTGGGGTGTTTTCGCGCCGGCACATTCTTGAAAGGAACCCGATGAATCTCCGTCTCTCGCGCCGCCGCTACCCGGCGGGAATCGCATTTGCTGCCTCGCTTCTCGCCGCCGTGCTCGCGCCTCCTGCCTCCGCTCAGGTTACGCCCCACGCCGGCATGCTCCGCTTCCCCGACATCAGCGCCACGCACGTCGTCTTCTGTTACGCCAACGACCTCTGGCTCGCCCCGCGCGACGGCGGCACGGCCGTGCTGCTCGCCAGCCCGCCCGGTCCAGAGGCCTTCCCGCGTTTCAGCCCCGACGGCAAGTCGGTCGCCTTCATCGGAAACTACGAAGGCAACCGCGACCTCTACGTCGTCAGCCTTGACGGCGGCCCCGCCACACGCGTCACGTACCACCCCGGCTTCGAGACGCTGTGCGGCTGGACTCCCGACGGCAAGCTGCTCTTCTCCGCCGACTACCAGGCCCCCTTCTCCCGGCGCGACGAGCTTTTCGTCATTCCCGCGACCGGCGGCGCACCCGAGAAACTGCCGATTCCCTACGGAACCCTCGCCAGCATCAAGTCCGACGGCGTCTGGCTCGCCTACACGCCGCACAGCATCGACTCGCGCACCTGGAAGCGCTATCGCGGCGGCATGGCCACCGACATCTGGCTCTTCAACCTGAAAGACAAGACTTCCAAGCGCATGACCGACTGGGAAGGCCTGGACTCGCAGCCCATGTGGCAAGGCGACGCCGTCTATTACCTCAGCGACAACGGCCCCGAGCACCGGCTCAACATCTGGATGTTCGATAGCAACTCCGGCCAGCGCAAGCAGGTCACCACGCACAAGGACTACGACGTGAAGTGGCCCGCCAACGGCCCCGGCAAGGACGGCAAGGGCGAGATCGTCTACCAGTGCGGCGCCGATCTCTGCCTGCTCGATCTCGCGACCGGCCAGGCCAGGACGCTTACCATCACTATCCCCGGCGATCGCCCCAAAATCAGGCCGCAGCGAGTGGACGCGGCGAAATTCATCGCCGGCGGCGATATCTCCTCCACCGGCAAGCGCCTCGTGGTCGAAGCCCGCGGCGACATCTGGACCGTGCCTGCCAAGAACGGCGCCCCGCGCAACCTGACGCAGACCAGCGGCGTCGCCGAGCGCGACCCCTCGTGGAGCCCCGACGCGCAGTGGATCGCCTACTTCTCCGACGCCACCGGCGAATATGAGCTCTACGTTCGCCAGTCGGATGGAAAGGGCGAGCCGCGGCAGCTCACCAAGGACGGCAACTGCTACCGCTATCGCATCACCTGGTCTCCCGACTCGAAGCACGTCGTCTTCAACGACAAGACCGGCGCCATCTTCGTGCACACAATCGACGGCGGCGCGACCAAGCTGATCGACAAGGACCCGACCGCCAACGCCGGCGGCATTCCCGTGAACTGGGCCCCCGATTCGCGCTGGATCACGTACACCCGCGAAGTCGAGAACACGCAGAACGCGATCTTCATCTACAACGTGCCCACCGGCGAGTTGAAACAGGTTACCAGCGGCGTCTTCAACGACTCGTGGCCGACGTTCGACCGCAAAGGCGACTACCTCTATTTCTCCAGCAACCGCAACTGGACCAGCCCGCTCTACGAGGACATGGGCACCACCTTCGCCTACGCGAATACCGACGTGCTGCACGTCGTCCCGCTCCGCGCCAAGGTCGGCGTCCCCAACCCACCCAAGAGCGACGAAGAGCTTTGGGGTGAAAAGAAGAAGCAAGAGGAAGAAAAGGACAAGAAGAAAGACGGCGACAAGAAGGACGAAGAAAAGAAGGACGCCGCCGCCAGCGCTCCCGCAACGGCAACCGCCTCCGCAACCGCCTCCGCTGAAAACGACGACAAGAAAGCTGACGAAAAGAAGGTCGATCCGATCGAGATCGAGCTGGACGGCTTCGAACGCCGCGCCGTTCCCCTGCCGCTCAAGCCCGGCGCCTTCGGCGTGCTCAGCGTCAATGACGAGGGCAAGCTCATCTACGTCCGCCAGCCGTCGCGCGGCGTCGACGCCGAGCCGTCACTCAAAATCTTCGACCCCAAGGATGACGAGAAAAAGGAAAACACGATCCTCGACGGCATCGGCGGCTACGGCATTTCAGCCGACGGCAAGAAACTGGTCGTCTTCAAAGGCGACAACATCGCGATCATCGACGCCAAGGCCGATCAGAAAATGGACAAGCCTGTCCCGACCGACGGTCTGAAGGCCTTGGTCGACCCGCGAGAAGAGTGGAAGCAGATTTTCGTGGAAGCCTGGCGCGTGCAGCGCGACTTCTTCTACGACCCCAACCTGCACCGCGTCGACTGGCCCGCCATCCGCAAGCAGTATGAGAAGATGCTGCCCGACTGCGTCTCGCGCGAAGACCTCAGCTACATCATCCGCGAGATGATCAGCGAGCTGAACGTCGGCCACGCCTACTACCAGGGCGGCGAGAGTGAAAGCGGTCCAACCGTCTCGGTCGGCCTGCTGGGCTGCGACTACGAATGGAAGGACGGCGCCTACCAGATCGCCCGCATCATTGAAGGCGCCCCCTGGGACACCGACGCTCGCGGCCCGCTCAGCCGTCCAGGCGTCGATGTGCAGGTCGGCGATTACCTCCTCGCCGTTAATGGTTCGCCCGTCGACGCCGCTAAGGACCCCTGGGCCGCGTTCCAGGGCCTCGCCGGAAAGACCATCACCATCACCGTCAGCAAGTCGCCCAAAATGGACGACTCGGCGCGCGACGTCGTCGTCGAAGCTCTCGGCAGCGAGGAAAACCTCCGCTTCCGCAACTGGATCGAGAAAAACCGCGCCCACGTCGCCGACAAAACCGGCGGCAAGGTCGGCTACGTCTACGTCCCCGACACCGGCGTCAACGGCCAGAACAACCTCTTCCGCCAGTTCTACGGCCAGCGCGACAAGCAGGCCCTGGTCGTCGATGAGCGCTGGAACCGCGGCGGCCAGATTCCGACCCGCTTCATCGAGCTGCTCAATCGCCCCGCCACCAACTACTGGGCCCGCCGCGACGGCCGCGACTGGATGTGGCCGCCGGATTCGCTCCAAGGCCCCAAGTGCATGCTCATCAACGGCCTGGCCGGCTCCGGCGGCGACGCGTTCCCGTATTACTTCCGCCAGTCCGGCCTCGGCAAGCTCATCGGCATGCGCACCTGGGGCGGACTGGTCGGCATCAGCGGAAACCCCGGTTTCATCGACGGCACCGGCAGCACCGCCCCGACCTTCGGCTTCTACGAGCGCGACGGCACCTGGGGCGTGGAAGGCCACGGCGTCGATCCGGACATCGAGGTCATCGACGACCCCGCGAAAATGCAGAACGGCGCCGACGTCCAGCTTGACGCGGCCATCACCCACATCACCGAAGAGCTGAAGACCAAGGCCTACGTGAAGCCCAAGCGCCCCGAATACCCGGATCGCAAGGGCATGGGAATTCCGGAAAAGGACCACTAGTAGCGTCGGACCTCTGTGTCCGACGGCGACGCCAGCATCGGACCCCCGTGGCCGACGGTGTGAAAAACCGCGGAAAACACCGTCGGACGCGGAGGTTCGGCGCTACAGCAAAACCAGAACCACGCTAGCAGGGGAGCATCGGCGTTCCGCCGGTTCGCGCCGGCCAGCGCCGTAGGGCGGGGTGGCACTGTCGGAGCATCGGAAGCGAGTGATGGTCCGTGTGCCACTGCTCTGCGAGCAGTGTCTTGGGTCGCCGGCGACGGGTCCGGAATCATGGCGGCATGGAGAGCGGGATACGCAAGACGCGGAAGGCTTGGGACAAGCCGGGGCACGCGCACTTTCTCACGTACTCGTGCTACCGGCGGCTCCGCCTGCTGACGCGCGATCGGACGCGGCGATGGGTGATTGTTCCGTTTCTGGCAGCCGGGCGGCGGGTTCGACCACAACATTTTCCAGCAGAAGACCCTCGCGGCGGTGGTAGAATACATCCATGCGAACCGGGTCCGGCGCGGGTTGGTCGGCTGCCCGACCGATTGGGAGTGGTCGAGCGCTCGGTTCTGGGAAGGAAGACGGGATGTTCCACTGGCGATGAACCACCCCGACGGCTGAAGGTGTGGCCGACGGCCCAAGACACTGCTCGCAGAGCAGTGGCACACGTGGAGGTTGCTTGGAGAATGAACAGTGCCACCCCGCCGCACCATCTTCTGGGCCGGAGTTCTAGCGTATATTGCGGCGCCGCTCCAAGCGGATGACATCTTCACAGGGTTGCACGAGGAGCGTCTGCTGACGCGGCTCGGCCGGAGCGCCAAGAGCGTTTCGCTTGGACGCGACGGGGTCGAATACTGCTTTACAAAGCGCGGTGAGCGTCGGCAGGATCCGGGCAGCATCCGCATTGGGGTCCATCCGAGCGTGGCAGCCGCGCGCGAGTCGTTTGACTTTCAGGTTCAGAGCCGGTCGGTCGGTCCGTTGACCTGGCCGACGGACGTGCCGGGAGCGGATGAGGTCTGGTGGGCGCAGACGCCGAGCGGCGAAAACGCGTGCGTGATTTTTCGCGAACGGAACATCATCATTTCGTTCGAAGGACCGTGCCCCATGGCGATCAACTGGATGACCGAAATCCTGGACGAAATCCGCAATGACCGCGAGACGGCGCCGCTCGGCGCCTTCCCCGACACGCCCCGTATCGAAAGCGCTGGATTTCCAGCATCGCTCACGGCGTCCGTTGACCGGCGCAACTTCAACTACGTCCCCATTCAACCGGAGATTCGCGGCCTGGGCGACATTGGCCAGGTGCGGTTTCTCGTCAAGCGAGGCGGGATGCTGCCGAGCGCCGATGGGCACGTCACCATCTCACTGTCGGACTTCGAGGGCAAGCCGCTTGGCAAGCGGCGGCAATGGGCGCAGTCGCCCCGAAGCGGCGAATTTCTGGTTCGGGACGAAAGCTACTCCGGCGACGGGCGGTTCATCATCTACGCACCGGAAACGACCGGAACGGTCACACTGACGCTGGTTGCCGTCAACGACTTGAACGTGTTCGTTACGAAGACCATTGATGTGAACGTCGTTGCTGCGCCCTGAATCATGCACCGCCGAACGACGCCGTTCGCTCGTGCCAGATTTCGTATTGTCGCCGGGCCTGGGCGAGGAAGAGCGCGTCGCCGTTGATGATCTTCGCACCCGCCGCCGCCGCGTCGCGCAGCAGGCGCGTTTCGCGGGGCGCGTAGACCGTGTCAAACACGGTCTGAGCGGCGCGAATTGAGCCGGCCGGAAGCGGCGACTCTGCAACTCCCGGCTGCATGCCGACGCTGGTGCAGTTCACGATCAGATCGGCGCCGGCGGCGGCGCGCCCATCCCATGCAAGAACGGGCGGGGTGGCACTGTCGGAGCATCGGAAGCGAGTGATGGTCCGTGTGCCACTGCTCTGCGAGCAGTGTCTTGGGTCGCCGGCGACGGGTTCGGTATCATGGCGGCATGGAGAGCGGGATACGCAAGACGCGGAAGGCTCGGGACGAGTCGCGTAGGCTGGGCTTCGTACTCGAAGCCCAGCGATGCGCGGGCGGTCCTGAATATGCCTGGACCCTCGACAACACCGTCGCCACGAGAACCGAATACGACGCCACCGTCTCGCCCGCGACGACGGACGTGACGACGTTCGCCTACGACCGCCGCGACCGGCTGATCAGCGAGCGCCGCGTCAAGCCCGGCAGGTCGGGTGATCGACGGCAGTTTTCCGCTGCGGACGTCGCCGCTACAATCCCCCCTCATTGGAACGCCCCCTTGCCCGCGCGTTCCCGGAGCGCTCTTGAGTCAGAACACGCTGCCCGCCGCCGTCGCCGGTCCTGTGCGCCTCTCGGCCCGCTCCTTCGCCGCGGCGCTGGCTGACCTGCTCGATCTCTCCAAGGCCCGCCTCAGCAGCCTGGTGCTCTTCACGACCGCCATCGGATTCACCCTCGCGGCTCCGGGACCCATCGAGTGGCACCGGCTGGCCGCCGTGCTGATCGGAACGGCCCTGACCGCCTTCGGCGCAAACGCCCTGAACCAGTGGATCGAAGCCGATCGCGACGCGCGCATGCATCGCACCCGCAACCGGCCGCTGCCCGCCGGGCGAATCTCCTCGGCCCAGGCGCTCTGTTTCGCGGCGCTAACCGGCATGGCCGGGCCGCTGATTCTGGCCTGGTTCGTCAACCTGCTGACCGGGCTGCTCGGGCTGTTCACGCTGGCCGCCTACGTGCTCGTCTACACGCCGCTCAAGACGCGCACGCCGCTCAACACGCTCGTCGGCGCGGTCGTCGGAGCGATTCCGCCGGTGATGGGCTGGACGGCGGCGACCGGCCGCGTCGGCGTCGCCGCGGTTGTGCTGTTCGGGATCCTGCTCATCTGGCAGATGCCGCATTTCATGGCCCTGGCGTGGCTGTATCGCGAGGACTACGCCCGCGGCGGGTTCAAGATGCTGCCCGTGGTCGATCCGCATGGGCGGCTGACGGCCGCCGTGGCGGTATCGCACGCTTTTCTGCTGATTCCGATCGCGGCGGCGTTGTGGGCGCTGGGCGTCTGCGGGGCGGCGTATGGCGTCGGTTCGATCCTGCTGGGCGCGGCGTTCGCCTGGCTGGCGCTGCGGCTCTGGCGGCGGCGGAGCGACGCGGCGGCGCGGCAGCTCTTCTTCGGAAGCGTGATTTACCTGCCGCTGCTGCTGATCCTGATGGCGGCGGATCAGGCGTAAGACCCGCCTTGCGGGCGATTGCCGACTGGATATACTTCACAGGCTCGGGACGGGGTGGTCCCGTGCGTATTCTCGATGCCCAGAAAGGACACGGTGTGCATGATTCGAGTGAAGGCGCGCAGCAACGAATCCGTCGAGCAGATGGTTCGGCGGTTCAAGAAACTCTGTGAGAAGGAGGGGTTGACCCGCGACATCAAGCGCAACAGCTACTACGAAAAGCCCTCCGAGCGCCGTCGCCGCAAGGAACGTAAGTCCCTGAAGCGCATTGCCCGCGACGGGTAGCCGCTTCGCCCGCCGCCGACGCGGCGCTGCCCGACGGGTGTCGGGCGGGGCACCCCGCAGCGACCCACCGACCTATCGAGTTCGGCCGCGCGCCGCGCTTGAGCCAGCGAGCCACAGTACGCATGCCGGAAACGATGCAAATGACCGGGGCATTACAGAGTGACGCCGACAACGAGGCGGGGGTGCGCTTTGCGCAGGAGGCGGCTCGGATCGCGTCCGACAGCAAGGCCGAGGACGTGGTGGTGCTGGACCTGCGCGGGATCAGCCCGCTGGCCGACCTGTTCGTGATCGGCACCGGCACGTCCGCGCGCCAGATGCACGCGACGCTCGAGAACATCCGCGAGTTTGCCAAATCACAGAACCGCCGCCCGTTTCGCGTCTCGGGCGGGAGCGATACGAGCTGGATTCTGGCGGACTACGTGGACGTGGTGATTCATCTCTTCGACGCCCGCCACCGCTCGTACTACGACCTGGACGGCCTCTGGGGAGATGCACCGCAAATAGAGTGGCGCCGCCCGGAAGACCCGGACGGCGCCTGAGGGCACGCACAGGGGATCGGGAACAGGATTCCGCTCAGGGTCACTCGCCTGCAGCCGGCGGCGGCGTCTGGTCGTTGCCCGGCTCTTGCTCAAGCATTTTTCGCAAGTAGGCGTTCTCCCGCCGCGTCGCTTCCAGGTCGAACAACAGGTATTTGATTCCCAGGCGCAGAAAGTCGATGCTTTCCTGCAGCGTCCGCACGCTGCGCTGGATGTCGTCGTGCCGCTGCTTGGTCTCGGCCGCCATCTGTCGCAGCCGGTCGCGTTCGGCCTCGGGCAGCGTCTCGATCTCCGCCACCAGCTCGGCCAGTTTCTTTTGAAAGACCTGCTCGTCCATAATGCCTCTCTCCTCCTCGGATGGCGACGGAGCAGGCCGAATCGCCGGCTTCCTGCAGCCTGGCTGGCGCTCCACGGCATTCTAGGCGCTCGCACGACGGGTCGATTCTGCGATCCCACCTCGGGCCCGCGGCGGCGGCGAAAACGGCCGGTTCATCCGGCCGTGGAACTAAATATGAGAGCAACGGGCGTCACTTTGTGTTCGAGGGGTCCCGCAGCGGCGATAAATCAATACGCGCGGGCGTAGCGACTGGGCGCGCGTCGGTATCTCCGGCTCGGTTAAACACCATTAGGTAAACTCCCGATGGGACAGGTGCGTGCCCCCGATGACGCCGCTGGCCTATGGAAAGAAGCGGTTCGAGGCCGGGATCTCCCGGCGGTTGCGGACTGTTCGCCGGCGGCGCCCGTGTGCCGATAAACAGGAGGATTTGGTTTGATGTCAAATGAGTTTCTCGGGCGTGTGCTGAAGGCGGAGAGCCTGCCGTCGTTGCCCACCGTCGCGATGGAGGTGTTGCGGATCAGCCGTGATGAGAACGCGTCGGCGGATGACCTGGCGGCGGCGATTCAGCACGATCCGGCGTTGACCGGCAAGGTGCTGAAGATGGTCAACTCCTCGATGTTCGGGGTGGCGCGCAAGGTCGGCTCGGTGAAGCAGGCCGTCAGTCTCCTGGGCTTGCGGACGGTCAAGGTGATGGCCCTGAGCTTTTCGCTGGTCGACACGGTAAAAGGCTGTCAGGGAGGTGGATTCAACTTCGAAGCGTTCTGGCGCCGGTCCCTGAGCACCGCGGTTGCCGCGAGGCTGCTTGGAAAAGCGGCGCTGCCGCAACTCGCGGAGGATGCGTTTGTGGCCGGGCTGCTTTCGGACCTGGGGATGGTCGCCGTGTGGCGGGCGGCGCCCGAGAAGTACGAGGCCGTGTTGAAGGAGCTCGCGAAGCGCGATCAGCACGTCACAGTCATTGAGCAGCGCGTTCTTGGAATGAATCATGCCGCCATCGGCAGCGCGCTGCTGAAGGCCTGGGGCTTGCCGGAGGGAGTGCAGACCTCAGTATCGGCGCACCATGGAGATCGCCTCGGCGAGTTGACCGGGCCGGTGCAGCAGCAGGCCAGGCTGGTGCATTGCGCCGCGAGCGTGGCTGATCTGTTCTGTCAGGAAATCCCGCCGTCAGAGCTGGATCGCGTCCGAGAGCAATGCGTTCGCGACCTGGGAATCGACAAGCCGAAGCTGGAGCAGATTCTCGAAGCGCTCGCCATGAACGTCAAAGACACGGCGTCGACGCTGTCTCTGAACGTCGGCCATCCGATCGACTACGCCCAGTTGCAGGCTGAGGCGAGCATGCAGATGGTGCAGCTCAGCATGCAGGCGGAAGTGGAGCGCGTCGAGATATCGAAAAGGGCGGACGAGGCGCGCCTGGAGGCCGACCGCCTGAACCAGGAAAAGCAGCAGATTCTCGAAGTCGCCTCGACCGATTCGCTCACGAAGGTCGCCAACCGCGCCGCGTTCGACAAGCGCCTGGACGAGGAGCTGCGCCGCGCCCGCGAACGGCGGCATGAGGTGGCGCTCATCATGCTGGACGTGGACCACTTCAAGAAGTTCAACGACGCCCACGGCCACCAGGCCGGAGACGCCGTGCTGCGCAGCGTCGGACAGTGCCTGCGCGAGGTCATCCGCGACGCCGGCTTTGTGGCCCGCTACGGGGGCGAGGAATTCGCGGTCATCCTGGCCGGGATGGCTGAGACCGCGGTGCGGTCGCTGGCCGAAAAGCTGCGGCGCTCGATCGAGTCGACGCCCACCCTTCACCATGGGGCCAGGCTGCACGTAACGGCCAGCCTTGGGGCGGCGATGGCGAACGTCGGATCAAGCACCGCACCGGAGCGAATGATCCGCGACGCCGACCAGCGGCTCTACCAGGCCAAACGCGCCGGGCGCAATCGGATTGAGATGGGAGAGCCGGCCGCCCGGCCGGCCCTGGCCGGCGCCCGGGGTTGACCCGGCCAAGTGGGGGGACCGGTCTGACTTGGTACTGACTCAATTCTCACGCAGTGCCCGCACATCGGTACTGGCCAAGTGGGATAGCGAGTGCCATGTGGTGCCGTGGGTGCCATGGCACTCAGCACTACCGCGGCATGGACCAGGCCGCGGCAGCCCCTGCACGGCTTCGGCGGCGGCGGTATAATCCTCGCAGGAAACCAGCGGGCCCAGCGGGCCGCGGGTTGGGCAGGCGCGCCGGAGAATCACATGCGATACATCGTACTGGCCATGGTCGTTGCGGGTTTTCTGAGTTCCGCGGCGGCGCGGGCGGACTTGAAAGAGGGGACGATCGCCCCGGACATTGAAGCGAAGGAATGGCTGAACACGGACGAGCCGGTGTCGCTGTCCGATCTGCGCGGGATGGTGGTGGTGCTGTTCTTCTGGGTCGGCTGGCATGACGCGGGCGAGGCGATTCTGCCGCTGGTCAACCAGCTCGACAACACGCGCGGCATGGGGCGCTCGGCGGGCGTCTACACGATCGGCATTACCGAGGCGGACAAGAAGCGCACCGGGC
The genomic region above belongs to Phycisphaerae bacterium RAS1 and contains:
- a CDS encoding hypothetical protein (Tricorn protease homolog 1); this encodes MNLRLSRRRYPAGIAFAASLLAAVLAPPASAQVTPHAGMLRFPDISATHVVFCYANDLWLAPRDGGTAVLLASPPGPEAFPRFSPDGKSVAFIGNYEGNRDLYVVSLDGGPATRVTYHPGFETLCGWTPDGKLLFSADYQAPFSRRDELFVIPATGGAPEKLPIPYGTLASIKSDGVWLAYTPHSIDSRTWKRYRGGMATDIWLFNLKDKTSKRMTDWEGLDSQPMWQGDAVYYLSDNGPEHRLNIWMFDSNSGQRKQVTTHKDYDVKWPANGPGKDGKGEIVYQCGADLCLLDLATGQARTLTITIPGDRPKIRPQRVDAAKFIAGGDISSTGKRLVVEARGDIWTVPAKNGAPRNLTQTSGVAERDPSWSPDAQWIAYFSDATGEYELYVRQSDGKGEPRQLTKDGNCYRYRITWSPDSKHVVFNDKTGAIFVHTIDGGATKLIDKDPTANAGGIPVNWAPDSRWITYTREVENTQNAIFIYNVPTGELKQVTSGVFNDSWPTFDRKGDYLYFSSNRNWTSPLYEDMGTTFAYANTDVLHVVPLRAKVGVPNPPKSDEELWGEKKKQEEEKDKKKDGDKKDEEKKDAAASAPATATASATASAENDDKKADEKKVDPIEIELDGFERRAVPLPLKPGAFGVLSVNDEGKLIYVRQPSRGVDAEPSLKIFDPKDDEKKENTILDGIGGYGISADGKKLVVFKGDNIAIIDAKADQKMDKPVPTDGLKALVDPREEWKQIFVEAWRVQRDFFYDPNLHRVDWPAIRKQYEKMLPDCVSREDLSYIIREMISELNVGHAYYQGGESESGPTVSVGLLGCDYEWKDGAYQIARIIEGAPWDTDARGPLSRPGVDVQVGDYLLAVNGSPVDAAKDPWAAFQGLAGKTITITVSKSPKMDDSARDVVVEALGSEENLRFRNWIEKNRAHVADKTGGKVGYVYVPDTGVNGQNNLFRQFYGQRDKQALVVDERWNRGGQIPTRFIELLNRPATNYWARRDGRDWMWPPDSLQGPKCMLINGLAGSGGDAFPYYFRQSGLGKLIGMRTWGGLVGISGNPGFIDGTGSTAPTFGFYERDGTWGVEGHGVDPDIEVIDDPAKMQNGADVQLDAAITHITEELKTKAYVKPKRPEYPDRKGMGIPEKDH
- the aroE_2 gene encoding Shikimate dehydrogenase, with protein sequence MNCTSVGMQPGVAESPLPAGSIRAAQTVFDTVYAPRETRLLRDAAAAGAKIINGDALFLAQARRQYEIWHERTASFGGA
- the ctaB gene encoding Protoheme IX farnesyltransferase encodes the protein MSQNTLPAAVAGPVRLSARSFAAALADLLDLSKARLSSLVLFTTAIGFTLAAPGPIEWHRLAAVLIGTALTAFGANALNQWIEADRDARMHRTRNRPLPAGRISSAQALCFAALTGMAGPLILAWFVNLLTGLLGLFTLAAYVLVYTPLKTRTPLNTLVGAVVGAIPPVMGWTAATGRVGVAAVVLFGILLIWQMPHFMALAWLYREDYARGGFKMLPVVDPHGRLTAAVAVSHAFLLIPIAAALWALGVCGAAYGVGSILLGAAFAWLALRLWRRRSDAAARQLFFGSVIYLPLLLILMAADQA
- the rpsU gene encoding 30S ribosomal protein S21; this encodes MIRVKARSNESVEQMVRRFKKLCEKEGLTRDIKRNSYYEKPSERRRRKERKSLKRIARDG
- the rsfS gene encoding Ribosomal silencing factor RsfS; translated protein: MTGALQSDADNEAGVRFAQEAARIASDSKAEDVVVLDLRGISPLADLFVIGTGTSARQMHATLENIREFAKSQNRRPFRVSGGSDTSWILADYVDVVIHLFDARHRSYYDLDGLWGDAPQIEWRRPEDPDGA
- the cph2 gene encoding Phytochrome-like protein cph2, whose product is MSNEFLGRVLKAESLPSLPTVAMEVLRISRDENASADDLAAAIQHDPALTGKVLKMVNSSMFGVARKVGSVKQAVSLLGLRTVKVMALSFSLVDTVKGCQGGGFNFEAFWRRSLSTAVAARLLGKAALPQLAEDAFVAGLLSDLGMVAVWRAAPEKYEAVLKELAKRDQHVTVIEQRVLGMNHAAIGSALLKAWGLPEGVQTSVSAHHGDRLGELTGPVQQQARLVHCAASVADLFCQEIPPSELDRVREQCVRDLGIDKPKLEQILEALAMNVKDTASTLSLNVGHPIDYAQLQAEASMQMVQLSMQAEVERVEISKRADEARLEADRLNQEKQQILEVASTDSLTKVANRAAFDKRLDEELRRARERRHEVALIMLDVDHFKKFNDAHGHQAGDAVLRSVGQCLREVIRDAGFVARYGGEEFAVILAGMAETAVRSLAEKLRRSIESTPTLHHGARLHVTASLGAAMANVGSSTAPERMIRDADQRLYQAKRAGRNRIEMGEPAARPALAGARG